The following are encoded in a window of bacterium SCSIO 12643 genomic DNA:
- a CDS encoding transposase family protein has translation MNLYNTYDTRLKNLYHLEAYVPNEIDRLIPPSNKKRWSNKKDQKYIGSDWCDKVEKHSDMLQLALENQQQKRSLRVLFKINIFLISQYISSGQHFKIMKQSLEKVADFTLYLKQYINHNKIARLLGLKRTTLQGYIHQVKYECLESVSQFCFRANPLQLSYVEIGRLKSLMLNPNFNHWPAISIYYYGIRTGAFQFSESTFYKYTRLLGLTRRWIKKKRRKEGLKASFLNEYWHADVTKWDNNGKRYHIYLVIDNFSRMILSWKVSEKLSAELMFENLMNAYKNVISPLSQPIKLVVDGGSENQIQQAIEMNQLSISKLRSLIDIRFSNSMVEATNQTIKKYYLRPILRKTGKADPNELLPSIINEINTIRPNGSLNGLIPVEVFNLEFETPSYNQKLARITRRIENLSFSCGKCPI, from the coding sequence ATGAATCTTTACAATACTTATGATACCCGGTTAAAAAACCTATATCATTTAGAAGCTTATGTCCCTAATGAAATTGATCGCTTGATTCCACCCAGCAATAAAAAACGTTGGAGTAATAAAAAAGATCAAAAATATATTGGTTCCGATTGGTGTGATAAAGTTGAAAAGCACTCTGATATGCTTCAACTTGCTCTCGAAAATCAACAGCAAAAAAGAAGTCTTCGGGTGCTATTCAAAATAAATATATTTCTTATTTCTCAATACATCTCCTCTGGTCAGCACTTTAAAATCATGAAACAAAGCCTTGAAAAAGTAGCCGATTTCACGCTATACCTTAAGCAGTATATCAATCATAATAAAATTGCACGATTACTTGGTTTAAAAAGAACGACACTTCAAGGATATATCCATCAAGTAAAATATGAATGCTTAGAATCTGTTTCTCAATTTTGTTTTCGAGCCAATCCTTTGCAACTTTCTTATGTCGAAATTGGTCGACTAAAATCTTTAATGTTAAATCCTAATTTTAATCATTGGCCTGCCATCTCTATTTATTATTATGGAATTAGAACAGGTGCTTTTCAATTTTCTGAGTCTACATTTTATAAATATACGCGACTATTAGGTTTAACTCGTAGATGGATCAAAAAGAAACGTAGAAAGGAAGGATTGAAAGCTTCTTTTCTTAATGAATACTGGCATGCGGATGTGACTAAATGGGATAACAATGGAAAACGATATCACATCTACCTCGTAATAGATAATTTTTCCAGAATGATCCTTTCCTGGAAAGTCTCTGAAAAACTATCTGCTGAATTAATGTTTGAAAACCTGATGAACGCTTATAAAAATGTAATTTCACCACTAAGTCAACCTATCAAATTAGTAGTAGATGGTGGTTCTGAAAATCAAATTCAACAAGCCATTGAAATGAATCAATTATCCATATCTAAATTAAGATCATTGATAGATATCAGGTTCTCCAACTCTATGGTGGAAGCTACAAATCAAACGATAAAAAAATACTACTTAAGACCTATCCTTAGAAAAACTGGTAAAGCTGATCCTAATGAACTTTTACCTTCTATAATCAACGAAATCAATACCATCCGACCCAATGGTAGCTTAAATGGTTTAATCCCTGTTGAAGTCTTTAATTTGGAATTTGAAACACCTTCTTATAACCAAAAACTAGCTAGAATAACTCGAAGAATAGAAAATCTATCTTTTAGCTGTGGTAAATGTCCAATTTAG
- a CDS encoding O-antigen ligase family protein: MVLWKQNKYLISFLAVALCLVSWFLFHEELESLWIILGSIVAIVSITLFVSKLNRILLFVFLFTPLSLDILISGGFKISAPTEITIVLLAFLFIIKWLSGLSIHSTILKHPISILLILDLAWSFVSLVFSEYQDVAFKRILLKVLFIGVFYFVSTQLLLKISDQKRLFWLYGIGMIIPIMNAFYKHHLLDFLQSSSVYVCQPFYNDHTIYAACLAFIIPFFILQIFNTSQKRFRILSILLSALFLTAFILSYSRAAWISIAIAFVFYIATLFKVRFWQLILLVAIIAGYLIVNFNPIYDQLRQNEAKYDDDVSTHITSVTNLQNDASNLERINRWVCAYRMFLDRPIAGHGSGTYQFVYDQYQTPEFMTRISSHQGNKGNAHSEYLTYLSENGIIGFILFTALVLYSVYLGIQLLYKINEPEHKMLIYSILLGLITFYTHGLFNTFSDYDKMAVLYWGSLAILVRMDLRYGNASS; encoded by the coding sequence ATGGTGCTATGGAAGCAAAATAAATATTTAATCTCCTTTTTAGCAGTTGCATTATGTCTGGTATCCTGGTTTTTATTTCATGAGGAACTCGAATCCTTATGGATTATTCTGGGTAGCATTGTAGCTATTGTTTCAATAACACTTTTCGTTTCTAAACTGAATAGAATCCTGTTATTCGTCTTCTTGTTTACTCCGCTATCTCTTGATATTCTAATTTCCGGTGGTTTCAAAATTTCTGCGCCTACAGAAATAACCATAGTCTTACTCGCATTCCTGTTTATCATAAAGTGGTTATCCGGGCTTTCTATCCATTCAACCATTTTGAAACACCCCATTTCCATTCTATTGATTTTAGATTTAGCATGGTCCTTTGTTTCTTTAGTCTTTAGCGAGTATCAGGATGTTGCCTTTAAACGTATTTTACTGAAAGTACTTTTTATTGGTGTTTTTTATTTTGTTTCCACCCAGTTACTGCTCAAAATATCAGATCAAAAAAGACTTTTTTGGCTCTATGGGATTGGGATGATTATTCCCATAATGAATGCATTTTACAAGCACCATTTATTAGATTTCTTACAATCATCTTCTGTATATGTATGCCAGCCATTCTATAACGATCACACCATATACGCAGCATGTTTGGCTTTCATTATTCCATTTTTCATTCTGCAGATATTCAATACTTCACAAAAACGATTTAGAATTTTATCCATTCTATTATCTGCTTTGTTTCTAACGGCATTTATTCTCTCTTACTCCCGTGCCGCATGGATTAGTATTGCAATTGCGTTCGTCTTTTATATCGCTACATTATTCAAAGTACGATTCTGGCAATTGATTCTATTGGTTGCCATTATTGCCGGATATCTGATCGTTAACTTTAATCCAATTTATGATCAGCTGCGACAAAATGAGGCAAAATATGATGACGATGTTTCTACTCATATTACATCGGTGACCAACCTACAAAATGACGCGTCTAATCTGGAACGGATCAATCGTTGGGTCTGTGCATATCGGATGTTTTTAGATCGTCCTATTGCAGGCCACGGGTCAGGTACCTACCAGTTTGTATATGATCAATATCAAACCCCGGAATTTATGACCCGAATAAGTTCTCATCAGGGCAATAAAGGCAATGCGCATTCAGAGTATCTCACCTATTTATCAGAAAATGGAATTATAGGATTTATACTTTTTACAGCACTTGTTTTATATAGCGTCTATCTGGGGATTCAGCTTTTATATAAAATCAACGAACCTGAACATAAAATGCTGATTTACTCAATACTTTTAGGTTTGATTACATTCTATACTCATGGCCTTTTTAACACCTTTTCTGACTACGATAAAATGGCTGTTTTATACTGGGGTAGTTTAGCCATTTTGGTTCGAATGGATTTGAGGTATGGTAACGCCAGTTCTTAA
- a CDS encoding type II toxin-antitoxin system RelE/ParE family toxin gives MGELKIIWSKQAQEAVKSIYDYYKDKSLQGAKNVKRDILQSPKNISYSKQYQVDEINPKYRRIVVRDYKVLYNENNNVIEIMDVISTLQSPEILKNK, from the coding sequence ATGGGAGAGCTTAAAATAATTTGGTCAAAACAAGCTCAAGAAGCTGTCAAAAGTATTTATGATTACTATAAAGACAAATCTTTGCAAGGAGCAAAGAATGTGAAAAGAGATATTTTACAAAGTCCCAAGAATATAAGTTACTCTAAACAATATCAAGTAGATGAAATCAACCCTAAATATCGCAGAATAGTAGTGCGTGATTACAAGGTTTTGTACAATGAAAATAACAATGTCATTGAAATAATGGATGTAATAAGTACGTTACAATCACCAGAAATCCTGAAGAATAAATAA
- a CDS encoding sugar kinase: MSLLVVGSVAFDQIETPFGKSDKIVGGAGTYISLTSSYFTKDLGIVSVIGDDFPQEYIDLFHKKNIDTEGLEIKQGEKSFFWSGKYHNDMNSRDTLVTELNVLEHFKPVVPESFKNVDILMLGNLSPDVQLSVIDQMPTRPKLVVLDTMNFWMDIAREDLDNVISKIDVLTINDEEARQLSGEYSLVKAAQKIISMGPRFLIIKKGEHGALLFNENEVFFAPALPLEEVFDPTGAGDTFAGGFVGYLAQTGNISFDNMKRAIIYGSAMASFCVEKFGSIRIENLSDEEINSRVQQFVDLVQFDITLA, encoded by the coding sequence ATGAGTTTATTAGTCGTTGGTTCTGTTGCATTTGACCAAATTGAAACACCATTTGGAAAAAGTGATAAAATTGTTGGAGGTGCCGGAACATACATAAGTTTGACTTCTTCTTACTTTACAAAAGACCTTGGAATTGTATCTGTAATTGGAGATGATTTTCCTCAGGAATATATTGATCTATTCCATAAAAAGAATATTGATACGGAAGGTTTAGAAATAAAACAGGGTGAAAAGTCTTTCTTTTGGTCCGGAAAATATCATAATGATATGAATTCCAGAGATACCTTGGTTACCGAATTAAATGTTTTGGAGCATTTTAAACCGGTAGTACCTGAATCATTTAAAAATGTAGATATTCTAATGTTGGGAAATCTATCTCCGGATGTTCAATTAAGTGTAATTGATCAGATGCCTACCAGACCAAAATTAGTTGTTTTGGATACTATGAACTTCTGGATGGATATTGCCCGTGAAGATTTAGATAATGTGATATCAAAAATTGATGTATTAACTATAAATGACGAAGAAGCCAGACAACTTTCAGGTGAATATTCTTTAGTGAAGGCAGCTCAAAAAATCATTAGTATGGGTCCACGCTTTTTGATTATAAAAAAAGGCGAACACGGTGCATTATTATTTAATGAAAATGAAGTGTTCTTTGCCCCTGCCCTACCATTAGAAGAAGTTTTTGATCCAACAGGAGCAGGAGACACTTTTGCTGGAGGATTTGTGGGTTATTTGGCTCAAACAGGTAATATCTCTTTTGATAATATGAAAAGAGCAATTATCTATGGATCAGCAATGGCTTCGTTCTGTGTTGAGAAATTTGGATCTATCCGAATTGAAAATCTATCTGATGAAGAAATCAATTCCAGAGTTCAACAATTTGTTGATCTCGTTCAATTTGATATCACATTAGCATAA
- the rpiB gene encoding ribose 5-phosphate isomerase B, with protein MEIDKKNIAIGCDHAGYELKNKIKKDLINKGYSVKDFGTDGPESVDYPDYVHPLASAIENGDHDLGIVICGSGNGVNLTVNKHQGIRSALCWDVELAEMARLHNDANVLALSSRYVDEDVSMKCVDIFLNTEFEGGRHQNRVNKVACS; from the coding sequence ATGGAAATAGATAAAAAAAATATTGCAATAGGTTGTGATCATGCAGGTTATGAACTTAAAAATAAAATCAAAAAAGATTTAATTAATAAAGGTTATTCAGTTAAGGACTTTGGAACAGATGGTCCGGAGTCCGTAGACTATCCGGATTATGTGCATCCATTAGCCTCAGCAATTGAAAATGGTGATCATGATTTAGGTATTGTAATATGCGGAAGTGGAAATGGTGTAAATTTAACTGTGAATAAGCACCAGGGAATTAGATCAGCTTTGTGTTGGGATGTGGAACTTGCTGAAATGGCTCGTTTACATAATGATGCAAATGTATTGGCTTTATCATCAAGATATGTAGACGAAGATGTTTCAATGAAGTGTGTAGATATCTTTTTGAATACGGAGTTTGAAGGAGGCCGTCACCAAAATAGGGTGAACAAAGTAGCATGTAGTTAA
- the folB gene encoding dihydroneopterin aldolase, producing MGVVEVKGISVRAFHGCIDEEALVGGDFSIDVRVHAPFTEAATTDDLNKAIDYVVITDLVKKEMAIRSKLIETVALRIIRSIQSFYNFADEIEVTVIKHRAPIESDVKSVSVYLNSKEID from the coding sequence ATGGGAGTTGTAGAAGTTAAAGGGATTTCCGTACGTGCTTTTCATGGATGTATTGATGAAGAAGCACTTGTGGGAGGTGATTTCTCTATTGATGTCCGTGTTCATGCTCCATTTACTGAAGCAGCCACTACGGACGATCTAAATAAAGCCATAGATTATGTGGTTATTACTGATTTGGTAAAAAAAGAAATGGCCATTAGGTCTAAGTTAATAGAAACTGTAGCATTACGCATAATCAGATCAATTCAAAGCTTTTACAATTTTGCAGATGAAATCGAAGTAACGGTAATAAAACATAGAGCACCAATCGAATCAGATGTAAAATCTGTAAGTGTATATTTAAATAGTAAAGAAATAGATTAA
- a CDS encoding T9SS type A sorting domain-containing protein — protein MKLILTKLTLICCLFISLPSWGQTVFYSEDFSGDVGKGVQGPSPYTYDTTGMTWTIDVSATTLSASSDFFKVDGLGEFKGRDLDGEAVWMSPVVTISSASSVDLSVDVADSGTLAGTEYIRVYYKLDGGSETLFANNGDNTDDFTSATATQDSLIGTTVQIVIRTYNNAGTKAHKFDNVTITENITNVQSLYDLPDASDIDLKWSDPASPFDEILVVANQGSAITAGLPTGDGSSYTANSTLGSGTSLLGGTVVYKGSATTCNFTGVSGPNTYYVKVFTRKGTSWSNGSELTISYNPPGVGEVLITEYARHATISDYSYIELYNTTGNDINLAGAKMIVNNAGSTSQIVDLRTDIGGPIIVPANGFLILNRNRAQSNFESTWGVDLSNTGYTVNYNRTAINNFGNNKLFVLKLGGTEGVDDGTLIDETKEFTASLGKRVYQVPLGYWSDNIDDSADNATPGAFDSYGDITDINLSYSNGAWHNATGYAHSQPSSSTGAANAVIIGGDATFNDGSALSKLRICAGAGTSITTEDISVSSEILIEHNGSLTVTSTGSVTCSGDIIIEKEGYNAATDYNAWGSPFSTLLRMDSVFTSHNNCDFYGFQASNQSWKHDYTVGETISCAGFSYTVTSGNVISSPEGNPDGKFDPARGYFIVGNSSNKYSFKVNGGAMNNGDLTANIYGSSTAVLTGSNDWNLISNPYPSALSINSFLSTNSGTISNAVYLYNPGSGMNTSSSYTTYNSTDGKYVASCQGFYVDASTSTDGLVGTVSFSNSMRSNTNDDFRSILSYFGVYLKASNANQVEDQTRVYFDLDAQEGLDSKFDAVKLENSGFNLSSKSGGKHLVFNGLPALTTETTVVPLHFQTSEASVFTISLDSLIGSFSNKDVLLEDRYMRKFYDLKYQECQFASQPKEWANRFYLHIIHKKDGANSGSGPDITTGIEELNEDEVKVFATQEEIVVSLLSENSEITQIDVIGLKGEVLVNQKTSGTTWRLNSSAYSKGVYVVRVHTANGELFIKRIIIQ, from the coding sequence ATGAAACTAATACTTACTAAATTAACTCTAATTTGTTGTCTGTTTATTTCCCTTCCTTCATGGGGGCAGACCGTATTCTATTCAGAAGATTTTTCAGGTGATGTGGGAAAAGGAGTACAGGGCCCATCTCCATATACATACGATACTACAGGTATGACCTGGACCATTGATGTAAGTGCAACAACTTTAAGTGCTTCTTCCGATTTTTTCAAAGTTGATGGATTGGGTGAATTTAAAGGAAGAGACTTAGATGGTGAAGCAGTTTGGATGTCACCGGTAGTGACCATTTCAAGTGCTTCTTCAGTAGATTTAAGTGTAGATGTGGCAGATTCTGGGACTTTGGCTGGTACAGAATATATCCGTGTATACTATAAATTGGATGGTGGATCAGAAACTCTATTTGCCAATAATGGAGATAACACAGATGATTTTACCTCTGCAACTGCTACTCAGGATTCTCTGATCGGAACAACTGTTCAAATTGTAATTAGAACATATAATAATGCAGGTACAAAAGCACACAAGTTTGATAATGTGACGATAACGGAAAACATTACAAATGTTCAAAGTTTATATGATTTACCGGATGCCAGCGACATAGATTTAAAATGGAGCGATCCGGCATCACCATTTGATGAAATTTTAGTAGTAGCAAATCAGGGGAGTGCAATTACAGCTGGCTTACCTACAGGAGATGGATCTTCTTATACGGCAAATTCTACTTTAGGATCAGGAACCAGTTTATTGGGCGGAACTGTGGTATATAAAGGTTCTGCAACTACCTGTAATTTTACAGGAGTATCAGGTCCAAACACTTATTATGTAAAGGTATTTACCAGAAAGGGAACTTCATGGAGTAATGGATCCGAACTAACCATTTCTTATAATCCCCCGGGAGTTGGAGAGGTGTTGATTACAGAATATGCACGTCATGCGACTATTTCAGATTACAGCTATATTGAATTATACAATACTACCGGAAACGATATCAATTTGGCGGGTGCCAAAATGATTGTAAACAATGCGGGGTCGACTAGTCAGATTGTAGATTTAAGAACAGATATTGGTGGGCCTATTATTGTTCCTGCCAATGGATTTTTAATCTTAAATCGAAACCGAGCACAATCTAATTTTGAATCTACCTGGGGCGTGGATTTATCCAACACCGGATATACGGTTAATTACAACCGAACAGCAATTAACAATTTTGGAAACAACAAGTTATTTGTTTTAAAACTAGGTGGAACCGAAGGTGTGGATGATGGTACTTTGATTGATGAAACAAAAGAGTTTACCGCTTCATTAGGAAAACGTGTATATCAGGTACCTTTAGGATATTGGTCAGATAATATTGATGATTCAGCTGATAATGCAACTCCGGGAGCTTTTGATTCGTATGGAGATATTACAGATATCAATTTATCCTATTCTAATGGAGCATGGCATAATGCAACAGGTTATGCACATTCTCAACCATCTTCTTCAACAGGAGCAGCAAATGCAGTGATTATTGGTGGAGATGCGACTTTCAATGATGGAAGTGCACTAAGCAAATTGAGAATTTGTGCTGGCGCAGGTACGAGTATCACCACAGAGGATATTTCCGTATCATCTGAAATTCTGATCGAGCATAATGGATCATTGACTGTTACGTCCACAGGATCTGTAACTTGTTCGGGAGATATCATTATTGAAAAAGAAGGGTATAATGCAGCCACAGATTACAATGCATGGGGATCACCATTTTCTACATTGTTAAGAATGGATAGCGTGTTTACTTCTCATAACAATTGTGACTTTTACGGATTTCAAGCATCAAATCAATCCTGGAAACATGATTATACTGTTGGCGAAACGATTAGTTGTGCAGGTTTTTCTTATACAGTAACCAGTGGAAATGTCATTTCCAGTCCGGAAGGAAATCCTGATGGGAAATTTGATCCTGCACGTGGATATTTTATTGTAGGAAATTCCAGCAATAAATACAGTTTTAAGGTTAACGGTGGAGCTATGAATAATGGTGATTTAACAGCTAATATTTATGGAAGTAGCACAGCGGTATTGACGGGTTCAAATGATTGGAATTTGATAAGTAATCCATACCCATCAGCATTATCCATAAATAGTTTCCTTTCTACGAATAGCGGTACCATTTCGAATGCAGTGTATTTATACAATCCCGGTTCAGGAATGAATACTTCCTCATCCTACACAACATACAATAGTACAGATGGAAAATACGTAGCATCTTGTCAGGGGTTTTATGTAGATGCAAGTACTTCAACAGATGGATTGGTGGGAACCGTATCATTTAGCAATTCTATGCGTTCAAATACCAATGATGATTTTAGATCCATCCTATCCTATTTCGGAGTGTATTTAAAAGCGTCAAATGCCAATCAGGTAGAAGATCAAACCAGAGTTTATTTTGACTTGGATGCGCAAGAAGGACTGGATTCAAAGTTTGATGCGGTTAAACTCGAAAATTCTGGATTTAACCTAAGTTCTAAATCTGGCGGAAAGCATTTGGTGTTTAACGGACTACCAGCGTTAACGACAGAGACTACTGTGGTTCCATTACATTTTCAAACAAGCGAGGCATCTGTATTCACTATAAGCTTAGATTCATTAATTGGTTCATTTTCGAATAAGGATGTTTTATTGGAAGATCGCTACATGCGTAAGTTTTATGATTTAAAATATCAGGAATGTCAATTTGCTTCTCAGCCAAAAGAGTGGGCCAATAGATTTTACTTACATATCATCCATAAAAAAGATGGAGCCAATTCAGGGTCTGGACCTGATATTACTACGGGAATAGAAGAGTTAAATGAGGATGAGGTAAAAGTATTTGCAACACAAGAAGAAATTGTTGTATCATTATTAAGTGAGAACAGCGAGATCACTCAAATAGATGTGATTGGGCTGAAAGGAGAGGTATTGGTAAATCAAAAAACATCAGGAACTACCTGGAGATTAAATAGCTCTGCTTATTCCAAAGGTGTGTACGTTGTAAGAGTTCATACAGCAAATGGTGAATTGTTTATCAAACGTATCATCATTCAATAA
- a CDS encoding glutamate--tRNA ligase → MNTQNVRVRFAPSPTGPLHIGGVRTALYNYLFAKKNNGTFVLRIEDTDQTRFVNKAEEYIQESLDWCGISPDESPWNPGEYGPYRQSERKAMYKQYADLMIKNGTAYYAFDTPEELDEVRNRAKEAKMPNWQYNHITRNSMQNSLTLSEDAVNEKIANGEPYVIRIKIPRNEEIRFEDEIRGWVTVNSSNIDDKVIFKSDGMPTYHLANIVDDHTMEITHVIRGEEWLPSAPLHVLLYRYLGWEETMPKLAHLPLILKPDGNGKLSKRDGDRLGFPVFPLNWLDEKSGEQSSGYRERGYFPEAFINMLAFLGWNPGTNEELFTLSELVEAFTLERVGKSGAKFDAQKALWYQQQYLRSKSNQDIAEMIVHELPKNEYSQENIQEICGLMKERATFLIDIISEGEYFFTSPTSYDAKTIKKKWKEQTPKLLNELLEDFTHISNFKHDEIENVFSEFLKKKEIGFGQIGPAFRLAVTGKGMGPSLFSICEILGKEETLQRISIALETIK, encoded by the coding sequence ATGAATACGCAAAATGTGAGGGTACGCTTTGCCCCTAGTCCAACTGGACCATTACATATTGGTGGTGTTAGAACCGCTTTATATAATTACTTATTTGCAAAAAAGAATAACGGAACTTTTGTTCTAAGAATAGAGGATACAGATCAAACCAGATTTGTAAATAAAGCTGAGGAGTATATTCAGGAATCTTTAGACTGGTGTGGAATTTCACCAGATGAATCTCCATGGAATCCTGGTGAATATGGTCCTTATAGACAATCAGAAAGAAAAGCAATGTATAAACAATATGCTGATCTTATGATTAAAAATGGAACGGCATATTATGCTTTTGATACTCCAGAAGAATTAGACGAAGTTAGAAATAGAGCTAAAGAAGCTAAGATGCCTAATTGGCAATACAATCATATTACACGTAATTCTATGCAAAACTCATTAACATTGTCTGAGGATGCTGTTAATGAGAAAATCGCTAACGGAGAACCATATGTAATTAGAATCAAAATTCCTAGAAATGAGGAGATAAGATTTGAAGATGAAATTAGAGGTTGGGTAACTGTAAATAGCTCAAATATAGACGATAAAGTTATATTTAAATCAGATGGCATGCCTACATATCATCTAGCCAATATCGTAGATGATCATACTATGGAGATTACTCATGTCATCCGTGGTGAAGAATGGTTACCATCTGCCCCATTACATGTCTTGTTATATAGATATTTAGGTTGGGAAGAAACTATGCCAAAACTAGCACACCTGCCGTTAATACTAAAACCAGATGGAAACGGTAAATTAAGTAAGAGAGATGGTGATCGTTTAGGTTTTCCCGTATTTCCTCTAAACTGGCTTGATGAAAAATCCGGTGAACAATCCAGTGGTTATAGAGAAAGAGGATATTTTCCTGAAGCATTCATTAACATGTTAGCATTCTTAGGATGGAATCCTGGAACGAATGAAGAATTATTCACACTGTCTGAATTAGTTGAAGCATTTACATTAGAACGTGTGGGTAAATCAGGTGCTAAATTTGATGCCCAAAAAGCTTTATGGTACCAACAACAATATCTAAGATCTAAATCAAATCAGGATATTGCTGAAATGATAGTTCATGAACTACCTAAAAATGAATATTCTCAAGAAAATATTCAGGAAATATGTGGTTTAATGAAGGAAAGAGCGACCTTCTTAATTGATATTATCTCAGAAGGTGAATACTTCTTTACTTCACCAACTTCTTATGATGCAAAGACCATTAAGAAAAAATGGAAAGAACAAACTCCAAAATTACTTAATGAACTCCTGGAAGACTTTACACACATTTCAAATTTCAAACATGATGAAATTGAAAATGTGTTTAGCGAATTCTTAAAAAAGAAAGAAATAGGATTTGGACAAATTGGACCAGCATTTAGACTTGCAGTGACCGGTAAAGGAATGGGTCCATCACTATTTTCTATCTGCGAAATACTTGGCAAAGAAGAAACGCTTCAAAGAATATCCATTGCTTTAGAAACAATAAAGTAA
- a CDS encoding DUF3667 domain-containing protein, with the protein MENLPRQNDQKPSRITWAAIWTDFLSVMNFERGVLYTLRGLLQNPKQTIDEYLYESRWNHANPMRLLIFSTALLTLLNYYFILVPNMNQGNFNFQNVGSYEMGESLGKGLSELEEDMGLDIKKKPKFSKEEMEKKKQEMVKLVMDRVFQYMDKFTFSLVPIFAFFTFFFFRKSGYNYTENLVINAFMISEINVMNLLTVAPTVWYPIITSLIGSIAMMVFTMYYIMNVFGASGIWGFIKAIFAMTFSYIVYALVIMSVMLFMVQDMILT; encoded by the coding sequence ATGGAGAACCTACCACGACAAAACGATCAAAAACCATCTAGAATTACCTGGGCTGCAATATGGACAGATTTTTTATCTGTCATGAACTTTGAGAGAGGAGTATTGTATACGCTTAGAGGATTGTTGCAAAACCCCAAACAAACCATTGATGAGTATTTATATGAATCTCGGTGGAATCATGCCAATCCCATGCGCTTGTTGATTTTTTCAACTGCTTTGTTGACCCTGTTAAATTATTATTTCATTTTGGTACCTAATATGAATCAGGGAAATTTTAATTTCCAGAATGTTGGATCATATGAAATGGGAGAAAGTTTGGGTAAAGGGCTTTCAGAATTAGAGGAAGATATGGGTTTAGATATTAAAAAGAAACCTAAGTTCAGTAAAGAGGAAATGGAAAAGAAGAAACAAGAAATGGTCAAATTGGTTATGGATAGAGTGTTTCAGTATATGGATAAGTTTACATTTTCTTTAGTTCCCATTTTCGCTTTCTTCACCTTCTTCTTTTTTCGTAAATCGGGTTATAATTATACTGAAAATCTAGTGATTAATGCATTTATGATATCAGAGATTAATGTGATGAACTTATTGACGGTTGCACCTACGGTATGGTATCCAATAATAACTTCATTAATCGGAAGTATAGCGATGATGGTGTTCACGATGTATTATATTATGAACGTGTTTGGTGCAAGTGGAATATGGGGCTTTATCAAGGCGATTTTTGCCATGACGTTTTCTTATATTGTTTATGCCTTAGTGATTATGTCCGTAATGTTATTCATGGTTCAGGATATGATTTTGACGTAA